The following proteins are encoded in a genomic region of Glycine max cultivar Williams 82 chromosome 18, Glycine_max_v4.0, whole genome shotgun sequence:
- the LOC100795986 gene encoding oleoyl-acyl carrier protein thioesterase 1, chloroplastic, which translates to MLKLSCNGLDRAHSLAQCGFAGRPACAVPRRRRSGVSGFRLPEGRSIRVSAAVSAKDGAVATRVEADPGTLADRLRVGSLTEDGLSYKEKFIVRSYEVGINKTATVETIANLLQEVGCNHAQSVGYSTDGFATTPTMRKLRLIWVTARMHIEIYKYPAWSDIVEIETWCQGEGRVGTRRDFILKDYATDEVIGRATSKWVMMNQDTRRLQKVSDDVKEEYLVFCPREPRLAIPEADSNSLKKIPKLEDPAQYSRLGLVPRRADLDMNQHVNNVTYIGWVLESMPQEIIDSHELQSITLDYRRECGQHDIVDSLTSVEAIQGGAEAVPELKGTNGSATAREDKHEHQQFLHLLRLSTEGLEINRGRTEWRKKAPR; encoded by the exons atgttgaagCTTTCGTGCAATGGCTTGGACCGGGCTCACTCCCTGGCCCAATGCGGCTTCGCGGGCCGGCCCGCCTGCGCCGTCCCTCGCCGGAGGAGGAGCGGCGTCTCCGGATTCCGGTTGCCGGAAGGCAGGTCGATCCGGGTGTCCGCGGCGGTGTCGGCAAAGGACGGCGCGGTGGCGACCCGGGTAGAGGCGGATCCCGGTACGCTGGCGGACCGGCTGAGGGTGGGGAGCTTGACGGAGGATGGGTTGTCTTATAAGGAGAAGTTCATTGTGAGGAGCTACGAAGTTGGGATCAATAAGACTGCCACTGTTGAAACCATTGCCAATCTCTTGCAG GAGGTTGGATGTAATCATGCTCAGAGTGTTGGATATTCTACTGATGGTTTTGCAACCACCCCTACGATGAGAAAATTGCGTCTCATATGGGTTACTGCTCGCATGCACATTGAAATCTACAAATACCCTGCTTG GAGTGACATTGTTGAGATAGAGACATGGTGCCAAGGGGAAGGAAGGGTTGGGACAAGGCGTGATTTTATACTGAAAGACTATGCAACTGATGAAGTTATTGGAAGGGCAACAAG CAAATGGGTAATGATGAATCAGGACACCAGACGACTCCAGAAGGTTTCTGATGATGTTAAAGAAGAGTATTTGGTTTTCTGTCCTCGAGAGCCCAG GTTAGCTATTCCAGAGGCAGATAGTAATAGCTTGAAGAAAATACCAAAATTGGAAGACCCTGCTCAGTATTCCAGACTTGGACTTGTG CCAAGAAGAGCGGATCTGGACATGAATCAGCATGTTAACAATGTCACCTATATTGGATGGGTGCTTGAG AGCATGCCTCAAGAAATCATTGATAGCCATGAGTTGCAGAGTATTACCTTGGATTACAGACGAGAGTGCGGACAACATGACATAGTCGATTCCCTCACTAGTGTGGAAGCGATACAGGGTGGTGCCGAGGCAGTTCCAGAACTGAAAGGTACAAATGGATCTGCCACGGCAAGGGAAGACAAACATGAACACCAGCAGTTTCTGCATCTACTTAGGTTGTCTACTGAAGGACTTGAGATAAACCGGGGACGAACAGAATGGAGAAAGAAAGCTCCAAGATGA